A region of the Desulfofundulus luciae genome:
TTTCCAGGGCTTCCAAACGGGCGGCCAACGTCCTCCGGGAACAGGGGGTAAAGCAGGGCGATGTGGTGGTGGTCATCCTGCCCCGTTTGATCGAGTGGTGGGAGATCAACCTGGCCTGCCTGCGCCTGGGTGCGGTAATTAGCCCCGGCACCACCCAGCTTACCGCCAAGGACATCAAGTACCGTCTGGAGACGGCGGAAGCGGTTTGTGTCATCACCGACAACGATAATGCTCCCAAGGTAGACGAGGTTGTTGGAGAATGCCCCACGGTAAAGTCCCGCATTATCGTTGGTGAGCCCCGGCAGGGCTGGCTGGATTATAGGGAAGCCGTGGCCGGGGCCAGCGACGACTTTACCACGGTAAATACCAGGAGTGATGATAACGCCATTTTGTACTTCACCTCGGGAACTACGGGCTATCCAAAGATGACGGTGCATACCCATGCCAGCTACCCCATTGGGCATATCGTTACTGGAAAATACTGGCTGGACCTGCGCCCGGATGACCTGCACTGGAATTTAAGCGATACGGGTTGGGCCAAGGCGGCCTGGAGCAGCTTTTACGGTCCCTGGAATATGGGAGCGGCCATATTTGTTCACCATACCTCCCGTTTCAGCCCCAAGAAAACCCTGGAGCTACTGCAGAAATATCCCATCACCACCCTTTGCGGAGCGCCGACCAACTACCGGATGATTGTGCTGGAAGATTTGAGCCAGTACAAGTTCCCCACCCTGCGCCACTGTGTGGGTGCCGGTGAGCCCCTGAACCCGGAGGTCATTGAAATCTGGAAAGAAGCTACCGGTTTGATCATCCGTGATGGTTACGGCCAGACCGAAACGGTGCTGCTGTGTGGCAGCTTCCCCTGCATTGAGCCCCGTTTCGGCTCCATGGGTAAACCGTCCCCCGGCTTTGACGTCCAGGTTATTGACGAGGAAGGCAATATCCTGCCGCCCAACACTGAAGGAGATGTGGCCGTAAGGGTAAAACCGGAACGTCCGGTGGGGCTCTTCAAGGAGTACTGGAGGAATCCCGAAAAAACGGCCAGTGTATACCGTGGTGACTGGTACCTCACCGGTGACCGGGCATACAGGGACGAGGATGGCTACTTCTGGTTTGTGGGACGCGCCGATGACGTAATCCTGGCCGCAGGTTATCGCATTGGTCCCTTTGAAGTGGAAAGCGCCCTTTTGGAACACCCGGCGGTGGTCGA
Encoded here:
- a CDS encoding AMP-binding protein, whose amino-acid sequence is MVDYDKTYAEFKWEKPGYFNFARDVIDKWAQDPCKLAMLWVDDEGNEVRKTFFDFSRASKRAANVLREQGVKQGDVVVVILPRLIEWWEINLACLRLGAVISPGTTQLTAKDIKYRLETAEAVCVITDNDNAPKVDEVVGECPTVKSRIIVGEPRQGWLDYREAVAGASDDFTTVNTRSDDNAILYFTSGTTGYPKMTVHTHASYPIGHIVTGKYWLDLRPDDLHWNLSDTGWAKAAWSSFYGPWNMGAAIFVHHTSRFSPKKTLELLQKYPITTLCGAPTNYRMIVLEDLSQYKFPTLRHCVGAGEPLNPEVIEIWKEATGLIIRDGYGQTETVLLCGSFPCIEPRFGSMGKPSPGFDVQVIDEEGNILPPNTEGDVAVRVKPERPVGLFKEYWRNPEKTASVYRGDWYLTGDRAYRDEDGYFWFVGRADDVILAAGYRIGPFEVESALLEHPAVVESAVVSSPDEIRGEVVKAFVVLAPGYQPSDDLVKELQEHVKKITAPYKYPRKVEFVESLPKTISGKIRRVELREREWAGKRR